Proteins encoded in a region of the uncultured Erythrobacter sp. genome:
- the fliF gene encoding flagellar basal-body MS-ring/collar protein FliF, translating into MADAAIPATAGGGGLPANTPGLTQVSPGDWRARLAGFTSQPAFRRALPAIVGVGAIATVAALYLAIAQGPQRILFSDLTDGERAKVVETLERSGIGYSIDSSTGVMTVSEDDLYRARSLVATEGSLPAPQGASDMLDSIPLGSSRTLEGERLKMARERELMLTIREIDGIEGVRVHLATPERSVFVRDASAPSASVMVRLVSGRSLSQSQVDAIVNLVSGSVPGLTSDAVRVVDQNGRLLSSKRETALDGLTLQREFEAKLREQVTALLTPLLGEGNFSSQVQVELDQNEITSARESYEPDGVIRSESERNSTRAAGTGPGGIPGVTANTPPPDAELVDGAPEPGAIEGEEGAGAATPTDTETSFQRNYELGREVAVTATRPGGLVKLSVAVAISEAALEAASPLTAEQVQDLVSAAVGASDDRGDQVQVVVSAFESTEMEPLAFYEQPWFAMAVRNGVALLAVLLVLLLAVRPLITRVKGSKDEANDGDDNTEQLTDESGKPIVIEAAAGTSGDPTSDLPQQVELARRLAASQPERAVEALQRMLEPPAAKAGEGAA; encoded by the coding sequence GTGGCTGATGCAGCTATTCCAGCGACCGCCGGTGGCGGCGGGCTTCCGGCGAACACTCCGGGGCTGACGCAAGTCTCACCGGGCGATTGGCGCGCGCGGTTGGCGGGTTTCACCAGCCAGCCTGCGTTTCGGCGGGCCTTGCCAGCGATTGTGGGCGTGGGCGCGATTGCGACGGTCGCGGCGCTCTACCTCGCGATTGCCCAGGGCCCGCAGCGCATTCTGTTTTCCGACCTGACCGATGGTGAGCGGGCCAAAGTGGTCGAAACGCTCGAACGCAGTGGCATTGGATACTCGATCGACAGTTCCACCGGCGTGATGACCGTTTCCGAAGATGATCTCTATCGCGCACGATCACTCGTCGCGACCGAAGGCAGCCTGCCAGCACCCCAAGGGGCCAGCGATATGCTCGATTCCATCCCGCTCGGCAGCAGCCGGACGCTCGAAGGCGAGCGGCTTAAGATGGCACGCGAGCGTGAATTGATGCTGACGATCCGCGAGATCGACGGGATCGAAGGTGTCCGCGTGCATCTGGCAACACCGGAGCGATCTGTGTTTGTGCGCGACGCCAGCGCTCCCAGCGCATCTGTGATGGTGCGGCTCGTGAGCGGGCGTTCGCTGTCGCAAAGCCAGGTCGATGCGATCGTCAATCTCGTCTCAGGCTCGGTTCCCGGTTTGACGTCTGACGCTGTGCGGGTGGTGGACCAGAACGGACGGCTGCTCTCATCCAAACGCGAAACAGCGCTCGATGGTCTGACGTTGCAGCGCGAATTCGAAGCGAAATTGCGCGAGCAGGTGACAGCGTTGCTGACACCGCTGCTCGGCGAAGGCAATTTCTCCAGCCAGGTACAGGTCGAACTCGATCAGAACGAGATTACCTCGGCGCGTGAAAGCTATGAACCCGATGGAGTGATCCGCAGCGAGAGTGAGCGCAACTCGACCCGAGCCGCGGGCACCGGTCCGGGCGGCATTCCCGGCGTCACGGCGAACACGCCTCCGCCCGATGCGGAACTGGTCGACGGCGCGCCGGAACCGGGCGCAATCGAAGGTGAAGAAGGAGCAGGTGCTGCGACCCCAACCGACACCGAAACATCGTTCCAGCGCAATTATGAGCTCGGGCGCGAAGTGGCGGTAACCGCAACCCGTCCGGGCGGTCTGGTCAAGCTCTCCGTCGCCGTCGCCATCAGCGAAGCCGCGCTCGAAGCCGCCTCTCCGCTTACAGCCGAGCAAGTGCAGGACCTCGTCAGCGCCGCAGTTGGTGCGAGCGATGATCGCGGCGATCAGGTGCAGGTCGTGGTGAGCGCTTTCGAGTCCACCGAGATGGAGCCGCTCGCTTTCTACGAACAGCCGTGGTTCGCAATGGCCGTGCGCAATGGCGTGGCCTTGCTGGCAGTGTTGCTGGTGCTGCTTCTGGCGGTGCGGCCGCTGATCACGCGAGTGAAGGGTTCAAAGGACGAAGCAAATGACGGGGACGACAATACCGAGCAGCTGACCGATGAGAGCGGTAAACCCATCGTGATCGAAGCGGCAGCCGGAACGTCAGGCGATCCAACAAGTGACCTGCCGCAGCAGGTTGAACTCGCCCGGCGTCTCGCCGCCTCGCAGCCGGAACGCGCGGTTGAGGCGCTGCAACGCATGCTCGAACCGCCTGCCGCAAAAGCGGGTGAGGGAGCGGCCTGA
- the fliG gene encoding flagellar motor switch protein FliG, which translates to MTSEDAIETEERPDEAPKQLLSRVDRAAVFLMLLGDEEAANLLARLDPTELETLGSAMVAMGDIDQERIAEALRDFVNEADREILPAKDRSAQVRTMLERSLGSTKAESMMQRIEPEARPRSIEMARWLAPSVLLKLVEDEHPQVIAALLLMLEPEPAAEVLSALPEDVQSAVVTRVAQIGPVSSQAIGMIDSLLSQRIGASFGANTLTLGGPREAANLINLAEGEVARTVLPSIAQIDPALAEAIEDEMFTFEMLLELDRQAMGRLLRDVDNEALVDALKGLKEAQRAPFFASMSSRAADGIKDEIDMRGRLAKSEVEAAQRKIVEVARALADQGEIAIGSDDGEFV; encoded by the coding sequence ATGACCAGCGAAGACGCCATCGAAACAGAAGAACGTCCGGACGAGGCTCCGAAGCAGCTTCTAAGCCGCGTCGACCGCGCAGCCGTATTTCTGATGCTGCTGGGTGACGAGGAGGCTGCCAATCTGCTCGCGCGGCTCGACCCGACTGAGCTCGAAACACTCGGCAGCGCTATGGTCGCCATGGGCGACATCGATCAGGAACGGATCGCGGAGGCATTGCGGGACTTTGTCAACGAGGCGGACCGCGAAATCCTGCCCGCAAAGGATCGGAGCGCGCAGGTTCGCACCATGCTCGAGCGATCGCTCGGCAGCACCAAAGCCGAAAGCATGATGCAGCGGATTGAGCCCGAAGCGCGCCCGCGCAGCATCGAAATGGCGCGCTGGCTGGCGCCTAGTGTGCTGCTGAAACTGGTCGAAGACGAACACCCGCAAGTGATCGCGGCTTTGCTGCTGATGCTGGAACCCGAGCCCGCCGCCGAGGTGCTTTCCGCACTGCCCGAAGACGTGCAATCGGCGGTCGTTACCCGGGTTGCGCAGATCGGCCCCGTCTCATCGCAAGCCATTGGCATGATCGACAGCCTGCTCTCGCAGCGGATCGGCGCAAGCTTCGGGGCGAACACCCTGACGCTGGGAGGACCGCGCGAAGCGGCGAACCTGATCAACCTCGCCGAAGGCGAAGTGGCCCGGACTGTTCTACCGAGCATTGCCCAGATCGACCCTGCGCTCGCCGAAGCCATCGAAGACGAGATGTTCACCTTCGAAATGCTGCTCGAACTCGATCGTCAGGCGATGGGCAGGCTGCTTCGCGATGTCGACAACGAGGCATTGGTGGACGCGCTCAAGGGTCTCAAAGAGGCGCAACGCGCGCCATTCTTTGCCTCTATGTCGAGCCGCGCCGCCGATGGCATCAAGGATGAAATCGACATGCGTGGTCGCCTGGCCAAGAGCGAAGTCGAAGCCGCACAGCGCAAGATTGTCGAGGTCGCACGTGCGCTCGCCGATCAGGGTGAAATCGCGATTGGAAGCGACGATGGCGAATTCGTCTGA
- a CDS encoding FliH/SctL family protein, protein MANSSEWFDQLAAPERSQPQWIAALSGRDGFQPGSPFASAPAAAQIESIPETPTEQPKQNALARAFAEGEAAGRAAAEAEAKAERDRQRDIRLTFRAFDQAALDSLASELSDTVIALCEQVLEASAVDREGLIERCQWAARRIGSGAGQSTLHLHPDDIAMLGKDALADWEVQADPAQMRGSLLLEGPDGAVRDGPAEWRRAIAEAVRG, encoded by the coding sequence ATGGCGAATTCGTCTGAGTGGTTTGATCAGTTGGCAGCTCCGGAGCGCTCGCAGCCGCAATGGATCGCGGCGCTCAGCGGGCGTGACGGGTTTCAGCCCGGGTCGCCATTTGCTTCCGCGCCGGCGGCAGCTCAAATCGAGTCCATACCTGAGACGCCTACGGAGCAGCCCAAGCAAAATGCCCTAGCCCGTGCCTTTGCCGAGGGCGAAGCCGCCGGACGCGCTGCCGCCGAAGCCGAAGCAAAGGCCGAACGGGACCGCCAGCGCGACATTCGCCTGACCTTCCGCGCGTTCGACCAGGCAGCGCTCGACAGCCTGGCGAGCGAGCTTTCCGACACCGTCATCGCTCTGTGCGAGCAGGTGCTTGAGGCCAGCGCAGTCGACCGCGAAGGCTTGATCGAGCGCTGTCAGTGGGCGGCCCGAAGGATCGGCAGCGGGGCTGGTCAATCGACATTGCACCTGCACCCCGACGACATTGCTATGCTGGGCAAGGACGCGCTCGCCGATTGGGAAGTGCAGGCCGATCCCGCTCAAATGCGCGGGTCGTTGTTGCTCGAAGGGCCGGATGGCGCGGTGCGCGATGGTCCCGCCGAATGGCGCCGCGCGATTGCCGAGGCCGTGCGCGGATGA
- a CDS encoding FliI/YscN family ATPase translates to MRSASLTAGPVLTGRVVACDGGLVEVAGLPLPIGSLGAIETEEGGESLAEVIGFRAGHSLMMLLGDTVLLRPEAVVRAYGDPGTVRVGEALLGRAVDGLGQPIDGGPSVDCATQWPLAGRREGALERAPVTEPFDCGIRAINALATMGVGQRMGVIAGSGVGKSVLIDTIAGHAVADITVVALIGERAREVSDFVARHMAGSQRGRMVVVAVPADHAPNLRLRAAQYATSVAEHFRAQGKRVMLILDSLTRVAHAARELALVLGEPGAARGYPPSALAAVTKLVERAGNSARTGGAVTGLYTVLADGDDAQDPVVDTARAILDGHILLSRDLAQRGHYPAIDVPASLSRVMQDLVSPEIGEAARRLRALIATREDNRDLVMMGAYRAGSDPVLDQALELSQPIDAFLQQPRGEAVSLPEAQAQLASVIPHA, encoded by the coding sequence ATGCGCAGCGCCTCGTTGACGGCGGGGCCGGTGCTGACCGGGCGCGTGGTCGCCTGCGATGGCGGATTGGTCGAGGTGGCGGGACTGCCGCTCCCAATCGGATCGCTGGGTGCGATCGAGACCGAAGAAGGGGGTGAGAGCCTGGCCGAGGTCATAGGATTTCGCGCCGGGCATTCGCTGATGATGCTGCTCGGCGACACAGTCCTGTTGCGGCCCGAAGCGGTGGTTCGTGCTTATGGTGATCCGGGCACGGTACGTGTGGGCGAAGCGCTGTTAGGCCGCGCGGTCGATGGCCTTGGTCAGCCGATCGATGGCGGTCCAAGTGTGGATTGCGCGACGCAGTGGCCGCTTGCGGGCAGACGCGAAGGTGCACTCGAACGCGCCCCTGTGACGGAACCTTTCGACTGCGGCATCCGCGCAATCAACGCGCTTGCGACGATGGGCGTGGGTCAGCGAATGGGTGTGATCGCGGGATCGGGCGTCGGCAAATCGGTGCTGATCGATACGATTGCCGGACACGCTGTCGCCGACATCACGGTCGTCGCGCTGATTGGAGAGCGAGCGCGGGAAGTATCGGATTTTGTGGCGCGGCATATGGCCGGATCGCAGCGCGGGCGGATGGTGGTGGTCGCGGTGCCCGCCGATCATGCACCGAATTTGCGCCTTCGCGCGGCGCAATATGCCACCAGCGTCGCTGAGCATTTTCGCGCGCAGGGTAAGCGCGTGATGCTGATCCTCGACAGCCTTACCCGCGTTGCTCATGCGGCGCGGGAATTGGCGCTAGTGCTCGGCGAACCCGGCGCGGCGCGCGGCTATCCCCCTTCCGCATTGGCTGCGGTCACCAAACTGGTCGAGCGCGCGGGCAATTCTGCGCGGACCGGCGGCGCAGTGACGGGCCTCTATACGGTGCTCGCCGATGGCGACGACGCGCAAGACCCGGTGGTCGATACAGCGCGAGCCATCCTTGATGGGCATATACTATTGTCCCGCGATCTGGCGCAGCGCGGCCACTACCCGGCGATTGACGTACCTGCCTCGCTTAGCCGGGTGATGCAGGATCTCGTTTCGCCCGAGATCGGCGAGGCCGCGCGGCGACTTCGCGCTTTGATCGCCACGCGCGAGGACAATCGCGATCTCGTTATGATGGGGGCCTATCGCGCTGGCTCTGATCCCGTGCTCGATCAGGCGCTTGAACTCTCCCAACCCATTGATGCCTTTCTTCAGCAACCGCGCGGGGAAGCGGTCAGTCTGCCCGAGGCGCAAGCGCAATTGGCCAGCGTGATTCCGCATGCGTGA
- the fliL gene encoding flagellar basal body-associated protein FliL, whose protein sequence is MAKAKDKADGNAEEAKPKGGMMKMIIVALLMLVVGAGGAYGAFAAGLLGGGEESGPDVPKLVRKGEADPYAPAGGKDKDAGDPVYGEGGSEFRTAYYSFEESFTSNLSDSPGLIQVDLAVSTQHDGRVLQWVKNHELAIRSAFLVQLAATPEEDVYSPEGRDKLSKRLTDAVNGVLEEHEGFGGIDSVHFEAFLVQ, encoded by the coding sequence ATGGCCAAGGCGAAAGACAAAGCCGACGGCAATGCCGAAGAGGCCAAGCCCAAAGGCGGGATGATGAAGATGATCATCGTCGCGCTGCTGATGCTCGTCGTCGGCGCGGGCGGTGCCTATGGCGCATTTGCTGCCGGACTGCTTGGCGGCGGCGAGGAGAGCGGGCCCGACGTGCCAAAACTGGTGCGCAAAGGTGAGGCCGATCCCTACGCACCCGCTGGCGGCAAAGACAAAGACGCCGGCGATCCAGTCTATGGCGAAGGCGGTAGCGAATTCCGCACCGCCTATTACAGTTTCGAAGAGAGCTTCACCTCCAATCTGTCCGACTCCCCCGGTCTGATCCAGGTCGATCTGGCGGTCTCGACCCAGCATGACGGGCGCGTGCTGCAATGGGTCAAGAACCATGAACTGGCGATCCGCTCGGCATTTCTGGTGCAGCTGGCCGCGACGCCCGAGGAAGACGTCTACAGCCCCGAAGGCCGCGACAAGCTCTCCAAGCGCCTGACCGATGCGGTCAACGGCGTTCTGGAGGAGCATGAAGGCTTTGGCGGGATCGATTCAGTCCATTTCGAAGCGTTTCTCGTCCAATGA
- a CDS encoding FliM/FliN family flagellar motor C-terminal domain-containing protein: protein MAQTFEAARPAAQHCAELTMRGPRPEERADNLAAWRRDIGKALSEGLGALLSGGKITATLGDAEWLNGQEVFDRIGAIAANCLLRCGEDTSTMLLSFDCATAIALTDRSFGGSGKIPDESPEQLPRSASLMVDQLAATIADVIATASGDQSSGNGEVIIRSESASRLKPFGLATPCAAFTIEFGEADGPKWKALIAVAKDMLDGLLPGMGAGARKARSSVGPADGGAAPFAAIPLPLEAVLAEFDLSLGKLEKLSPGDRIPIAVPRDVPLRIGSQVMAQGSVGTLEDRMAIRLTRISQGASIR from the coding sequence ATGGCGCAGACATTCGAGGCCGCACGGCCAGCGGCGCAGCATTGCGCCGAGCTGACCATGCGCGGTCCGCGCCCGGAAGAGCGCGCCGACAATCTTGCGGCCTGGCGGCGCGATATCGGCAAGGCTCTGTCCGAAGGGCTCGGCGCTCTTCTGTCGGGCGGAAAGATCACCGCGACACTAGGCGACGCGGAATGGCTAAACGGCCAAGAAGTGTTCGACCGGATCGGCGCGATTGCGGCCAATTGCCTGCTGCGCTGCGGCGAGGACACGTCCACAATGCTCCTGTCATTTGACTGCGCGACAGCGATTGCGCTGACCGACAGGTCATTCGGCGGATCCGGCAAAATACCCGACGAGTCACCCGAACAATTGCCGCGCTCCGCAAGTCTGATGGTTGATCAGCTCGCTGCCACGATTGCAGATGTGATTGCTACAGCCAGCGGCGATCAGTCGAGTGGAAATGGCGAGGTGATCATACGCAGCGAAAGCGCGTCTCGGTTGAAACCGTTTGGCTTGGCCACGCCCTGCGCCGCGTTCACAATCGAGTTCGGCGAAGCGGACGGACCCAAGTGGAAAGCGCTGATCGCCGTCGCGAAGGATATGCTGGATGGACTGCTACCGGGCATGGGGGCAGGCGCACGAAAAGCCCGTTCGTCGGTCGGACCTGCCGATGGCGGCGCAGCGCCCTTTGCTGCCATTCCCCTTCCGCTCGAAGCCGTGCTGGCCGAATTCGACCTGTCGCTGGGCAAGCTCGAAAAGCTCTCACCCGGCGACCGCATTCCGATCGCCGTCCCGCGCGATGTGCCTTTGCGCATCGGCTCGCAGGTGATGGCCCAGGGCAGCGTCGGAACGCTCGAAGATCGCATGGCAATTCGCCTCACACGCATCAGTCAGGGAGCATCGATCCGATGA
- the fliN gene encoding flagellar motor switch protein FliN — protein sequence MTAFNPALHRFGDVTVRLSVELGRTDMPLKEVLALGEGSVVPLNRLTDELLDVTANGRVIARGEVVAEDGRFALRIVSLAGDEEGAAPPAPASTDTPAVPTLDEADTGA from the coding sequence ATGACCGCCTTCAACCCCGCGCTCCATCGTTTCGGCGATGTCACCGTGCGTCTTTCGGTCGAACTCGGCCGTACCGATATGCCTTTGAAAGAGGTGCTCGCACTGGGCGAGGGCAGCGTTGTGCCGCTCAACCGGCTGACCGACGAGCTACTCGACGTGACCGCCAATGGCCGCGTGATCGCGCGGGGGGAAGTCGTGGCGGAGGACGGGCGCTTCGCTCTGCGGATCGTGAGCCTTGCGGGCGATGAGGAAGGCGCCGCACCGCCCGCACCTGCAAGCACCGATACGCCTGCTGTACCGACGCTTGATGAGGCGGATACGGGCGCATGA
- a CDS encoding flagellar biosynthetic protein FliO, giving the protein MMVEYFLRLALLLPLLGLMIWGSLKLTRYLQGRMVGVQGKARSVRLIETTLLSPGLKLAVVRFHDREILLGCSRQGLVRLSEADARADDGVAAPEQD; this is encoded by the coding sequence ATGATGGTCGAATATTTCCTCCGGCTGGCGCTGCTGCTGCCGCTGCTGGGTCTGATGATCTGGGGCAGCCTCAAGCTGACGCGTTACCTGCAGGGCCGGATGGTAGGCGTGCAGGGTAAGGCGCGCTCAGTGCGGCTGATCGAGACCACTTTGCTGTCGCCCGGATTGAAGCTGGCCGTGGTGCGGTTTCACGACCGCGAGATCCTGCTCGGTTGTTCGCGCCAAGGTTTGGTGCGTCTCAGTGAAGCCGATGCGCGCGCCGACGACGGTGTCGCTGCGCCGGAGCAAGACTGA
- the fliP gene encoding flagellar type III secretion system pore protein FliP (The bacterial flagellar biogenesis protein FliP forms a type III secretion system (T3SS)-type pore required for flagellar assembly.): MFGLPEAALAAPGAAPAEDVPGIGGALERALGSDEGAGEGTPLSFSLQLLVLMSLLSILPALVLMMTSFLRILVVLSILRQAIGLQGSPPTQVLVGLSLFLSLFVMAPTLTDVNAAAIEPYASGALSADAAIASAGEAFHAFMLRQTREANLLMFADLAGVGQFADPSDIPFSILLPSFVTSELETAFQIGFMLFLPFLVIDLVVASVLMSLGMMMLSPTIVSLPFKLLLFVLVDGWALLMGSLAMSFA, encoded by the coding sequence ATGTTTGGCCTGCCCGAAGCGGCGCTTGCGGCCCCCGGCGCTGCCCCTGCCGAAGACGTGCCCGGCATCGGCGGAGCGCTCGAACGCGCGCTCGGCAGTGATGAAGGCGCAGGCGAAGGCACGCCGCTAAGCTTCTCCTTGCAGCTGCTCGTGCTGATGAGCCTGCTCTCCATCCTGCCCGCTCTGGTGCTGATGATGACGAGCTTTCTGCGCATCCTTGTGGTGCTGTCGATCCTGCGTCAGGCCATCGGTCTGCAAGGCTCTCCGCCGACTCAGGTGCTGGTCGGGCTGTCGCTGTTTCTGTCGCTGTTCGTGATGGCGCCGACTCTAACCGACGTGAATGCCGCCGCGATTGAGCCCTATGCCAGCGGCGCGCTGAGCGCCGACGCCGCCATCGCCAGCGCGGGCGAGGCATTTCACGCTTTCATGCTGCGCCAGACGCGCGAGGCGAACTTGCTGATGTTCGCTGATCTCGCGGGCGTGGGACAGTTCGCCGATCCGTCTGACATTCCGTTTTCGATCCTGCTCCCGTCATTTGTGACAAGCGAGTTGGAGACCGCGTTCCAGATCGGCTTCATGCTGTTTCTGCCGTTTCTGGTCATCGACCTCGTCGTAGCCAGCGTTTTGATGAGCCTCGGCATGATGATGCTGTCCCCGACAATCGTCTCGCTGCCGTTCAAGCTGCTGTTGTTCGTGCTGGTCGATGGCTGGGCGCTGCTGATGGGCAGTCTCGCAATGAGCTTCGCCTGA
- a CDS encoding flagellar biosynthetic protein FliQ, with translation MQQDAQLLALADQTLWVTALIAGPVLIAALCVGLIVGIIQAATSVNEQTLTFVPKLGIVALVFVILGGTMMALLGDFLREIFAQISAVAI, from the coding sequence ATGCAGCAAGACGCTCAACTCCTCGCGCTCGCGGACCAGACCTTGTGGGTTACGGCGCTGATCGCCGGACCAGTGCTGATCGCGGCGCTGTGCGTCGGTCTGATTGTCGGCATCATTCAGGCGGCAACCTCCGTCAACGAACAGACGCTGACCTTCGTCCCCAAGCTCGGGATTGTGGCGCTGGTATTCGTAATCTTGGGCGGCACCATGATGGCGCTGCTCGGCGATTTCCTGCGTGAGATTTTCGCGCAGATCTCCGCCGTTGCGATCTAG
- a CDS encoding flagellar biosynthetic protein FliR yields MNILDPGFGSLDQQLWHLLFLSIRVGAALLAAPVMGGMTVPFQLRALLALAFGVFIAIWMPLSEPPEMMSFAAILAVVQEVVIGVALGFVLQIAFAVPLIAAEQIAGTMGLAIATSIDPNSGAQSGALGTYFGLLLTLLFFAIGGHLLWFELLIESYRILPAGSFALGGATAKEIVLFMGYGFATAAAIALPVVVVLLLVQTVTGVISRSAPALNLFALGLPAGVLAGITALIIVMPIVIEQFTALLEAALLQSAELVAPGGSAA; encoded by the coding sequence ATGAACATTCTCGATCCCGGTTTCGGTTCGCTCGATCAGCAGCTTTGGCATCTGCTGTTCCTGTCGATCCGCGTCGGCGCGGCTTTGCTGGCAGCCCCGGTTATGGGCGGGATGACAGTGCCGTTCCAACTGCGTGCGCTGCTCGCGCTCGCCTTCGGGGTGTTTATCGCGATCTGGATGCCGCTGTCCGAACCGCCGGAGATGATGAGCTTCGCCGCCATTCTCGCCGTGGTGCAGGAAGTGGTGATCGGGGTCGCGCTGGGGTTTGTGCTGCAAATTGCCTTTGCGGTCCCATTGATCGCTGCCGAGCAGATCGCGGGCACGATGGGTCTCGCCATCGCCACTTCGATCGATCCCAACAGCGGTGCGCAATCGGGCGCGCTGGGCACCTATTTCGGGCTGCTACTCACGCTGCTGTTCTTCGCCATTGGCGGGCATTTGCTGTGGTTCGAATTGCTGATCGAAAGCTACCGGATACTGCCTGCTGGCTCGTTCGCGCTGGGCGGAGCGACGGCGAAGGAAATCGTGCTGTTCATGGGATATGGCTTTGCCACCGCCGCTGCGATTGCGCTGCCCGTGGTGGTTGTGCTGCTGCTGGTTCAGACGGTCACGGGCGTGATCTCACGCTCGGCTCCGGCACTCAACCTGTTCGCGCTCGGCCTGCCCGCGGGCGTCCTTGCCGGGATCACCGCATTGATCATCGTCATGCCGATTGTGATCGAGCAATTCACCGCCTTGCTTGAAGCGGCCCTGCTTCAGTCAGCTGAATTGGTCGCACCGGGAGGGTCGGCGGCATGA
- a CDS encoding flagellar biosynthesis protein FlhB: MSEDTSGEKTFEPTEKKKSDSAKKGDVLRSKEVATAAAIATGGFVLLSAGPWLFDGVKRVAFASLRFDHGTLENFTPGVLFGFAAEVLLPPIFAIGIAVIIITSATQLLLGEGRWVPENMGFKGKRINPISGLKRIFGVQGLIELGKSVLKLILLGGIAGYWAAANLPDLLGLGRGSLQAQLAYAWNAVTSLVGLLVIGLLIIALIDYPLQLFQRNKRLKMSHQEMRDENKQAEGSPEVKMARRQRQRDLARGSVGKAMKDAQFVLVNPMHFSVALTYDPALAPAPVVLAKGRGETALAMRELASEAGLPVLQYPQLARAVYFTTRANQMVREELYIAIAALVAFVLSLKRGEHPQMPIVDVPTELRFDAEGKLANSA, encoded by the coding sequence ATGAGCGAAGACACTTCCGGCGAAAAGACTTTTGAACCGACAGAAAAGAAGAAATCCGATTCCGCTAAGAAAGGCGACGTCCTCCGGTCCAAGGAAGTCGCTACCGCCGCCGCCATCGCCACCGGCGGCTTCGTGCTGCTCAGCGCCGGGCCATGGTTGTTCGACGGGGTAAAACGCGTGGCGTTCGCCAGCTTGCGATTCGATCACGGAACACTCGAGAATTTCACGCCGGGCGTGCTGTTCGGCTTTGCCGCCGAGGTGCTGTTGCCGCCGATCTTTGCGATTGGGATCGCGGTGATCATTATCACGTCGGCCACCCAATTGCTGCTGGGCGAAGGGCGCTGGGTGCCCGAAAACATGGGTTTCAAGGGCAAGCGGATCAACCCGATCTCGGGCCTGAAGCGGATATTCGGCGTCCAGGGCCTGATTGAGCTGGGCAAGAGCGTCCTGAAACTGATCTTGCTGGGCGGGATCGCGGGATACTGGGCGGCGGCGAACCTGCCTGATCTGCTCGGTCTGGGGCGCGGGTCGCTGCAGGCGCAGCTGGCCTATGCCTGGAATGCAGTCACCTCGCTGGTCGGGCTGCTCGTGATCGGCCTCCTGATCATCGCGCTGATCGATTACCCGCTGCAACTGTTCCAGCGGAACAAGCGGCTGAAGATGAGCCATCAGGAAATGCGCGATGAGAACAAGCAGGCCGAAGGCTCGCCCGAGGTCAAGATGGCGCGGCGTCAGCGGCAGCGCGATCTGGCACGCGGCAGCGTCGGCAAGGCGATGAAGGACGCGCAGTTCGTACTGGTCAACCCGATGCATTTTTCGGTCGCGCTCACATACGATCCTGCGCTCGCACCCGCCCCGGTGGTGCTCGCAAAAGGGCGCGGCGAAACGGCGCTCGCCATGCGCGAACTGGCGAGCGAGGCGGGCCTGCCGGTGCTGCAATATCCGCAGCTTGCCCGTGCAGTGTACTTCACCACCCGCGCCAATCAGATGGTGCGGGAAGAGCTTTACATCGCGATTGCGGCGCTGGTCGCTTTTGTCCTGTCGCTAAAGCGCGGCGAGCATCCGCAAATGCCGATTGTCGATGTTCCGACCGAGCTACGGTTCGATGCCGAAGGAAAGCTGGCGAATTCGGCTTAA